A window of Lytechinus pictus isolate F3 Inbred chromosome 7, Lp3.0, whole genome shotgun sequence contains these coding sequences:
- the LOC129264743 gene encoding calmodulin gives MADQLTEEQIAEFKEAFSLFDKDGDGTITTKELGTVMRSLGQNPTEAELQDMINEVDADGNGTIDFPEFLTMMAKKMKDTDSEEEIREAFRVFDKDGNGFISAAELRHVMTNLGEKLTDEEVDEMIREADIDGDGQVNYEEFVSMMTTK, from the exons ATG GCTGATCAACTAACAGAAGAACAAATCGCAG AATTCAAGGAGGCTTTCTCCCTATTTGACAAGGACGGCGATGGCACCATCACAACTAAGGAGTTGGGCACAGTGATGAGGTCACTGGGTCAAAACCCAACTGAGGCTGAGCTTCAAGATATGATCAATGAAGTTGATGCTGATG GGAATGGAACCATCGATTTTCCCGAATTCTTGACGATGATGGCTAAGAAGATGAAAGACACAGATAGCGAAGAAGAGATCAGAGAAGCATTCAGAGTCTTTGACAAGGATGGTAACGGATTCATCAG TGCAGCAGAATTGCGTCACGTGATGACGAATCTTGGTGAGAAGTTGACGGACGAGGAGGTGGATGAGATGATCAGGGAAGCCGACATCGACGGTGACGGACAAGTCAACTATGAAG AATTTGTTTCTATGATGACGACAAAATGA